In the genome of Bryobacteraceae bacterium, one region contains:
- a CDS encoding glutamate synthase subunit beta, with protein MGKDTGFMEYARELPQRRPVEQRVKDYLEIYLDFPDEKVSTQGARCMDCGVPFCHTGCPLNNIIPDWNDLVYRNRWRDAIRVLHSTNNFPEFTGRICPAPCEAACVLGINEPPVAIKLIERSIIDHAWNEGWIVPEPPSRRTGKKVAVVGSGPAGMAAAQQLNRAGHWVTLFEKADRIGGLLRYGIPDFKMEKHHIDRRAEQMAAEGVTFRTNAHVGAGVAVDDLRLEYDAILLTGGAEHPRDLPIPGRDLQGVHFAMDFLPQQNKRVAGDGVADQIMATGKDVVIIGGGDTGADCVGTSNRHGAASITQFEIMPKPPEERAGSTPWPLWPLMLRIESSHEEGCDRHWAVATQKFEGDGQGNVKALHTVEVGPPPNFEPIPGTEKVVPAGLVLLAMGFLGPVRSGMIEQLGVRLDARGNVATDENYMSSVPGVFAAGDMRRGQSLVVWAIAEGRKAARGVDAWLMGDSTLP; from the coding sequence ATGGGCAAAGATACCGGATTCATGGAATACGCCCGGGAACTGCCGCAGCGGCGCCCGGTGGAGCAACGCGTCAAGGACTACCTCGAGATCTACCTCGACTTCCCGGACGAAAAGGTAAGCACGCAAGGCGCCCGCTGCATGGATTGCGGCGTACCCTTCTGCCACACCGGCTGCCCGCTGAACAACATCATTCCCGATTGGAACGATCTGGTCTACCGCAACCGCTGGCGCGACGCCATCCGCGTTCTGCACTCGACGAACAATTTTCCCGAGTTCACCGGGCGCATCTGTCCCGCCCCGTGCGAAGCCGCGTGCGTTCTGGGCATCAACGAGCCGCCGGTGGCCATCAAATTGATCGAGCGGTCCATCATCGATCACGCGTGGAACGAAGGCTGGATCGTTCCCGAACCGCCCAGCCGCCGGACCGGCAAGAAAGTCGCCGTGGTTGGCTCCGGCCCCGCCGGAATGGCCGCCGCGCAGCAGCTCAATCGCGCCGGCCACTGGGTGACGCTGTTCGAAAAGGCGGACCGCATCGGCGGCCTGCTCCGCTACGGCATTCCGGACTTCAAAATGGAGAAGCACCATATTGACCGGCGCGCGGAACAGATGGCGGCCGAAGGCGTCACCTTCCGCACCAACGCGCACGTCGGCGCCGGCGTCGCTGTCGACGATCTCCGGCTCGAATACGATGCCATCCTGCTCACCGGCGGCGCCGAGCACCCGCGCGATCTCCCCATCCCCGGGCGCGATCTCCAGGGTGTTCACTTCGCCATGGACTTCCTGCCGCAGCAGAACAAACGAGTGGCGGGCGACGGCGTCGCCGATCAGATCATGGCCACCGGCAAGGATGTCGTGATCATCGGCGGCGGCGACACCGGCGCCGATTGCGTCGGCACGTCCAACCGGCACGGCGCGGCTTCCATCACGCAGTTCGAGATCATGCCGAAGCCGCCGGAGGAGCGCGCCGGTTCGACGCCCTGGCCGCTCTGGCCACTGATGCTCCGCATCGAAAGCTCGCACGAAGAGGGCTGCGACCGTCATTGGGCGGTGGCGACCCAGAAGTTCGAAGGCGACGGGCAGGGCAATGTGAAGGCGCTGCACACGGTGGAGGTGGGTCCGCCGCCGAACTTTGAGCCGATCCCCGGTACGGAGAAGGTTGTGCCCGCCGGTCTGGTTCTGCTCGCGATGGGCTTCCTCGGGCCGGTGCGCTCGGGGATGATCGAGCAACTGGGCGTCAGGCTGGATGCGCGAGGCAACGTCGCCACGGACGAGAACTATATGAGCTCGGTTCCGGGCGTGTTCGCCGCCGGCGATATGCGCCGCGGCCAGTCGCTCGTCGTCTGGGCGATCGCCGAGGGGCGCAAGGCCGCCCGCGGCGTGGATGCCTGGCTGATGGGCGACTCGACCCTGCCATAA